The Phoenix dactylifera cultivar Barhee BC4 unplaced genomic scaffold, palm_55x_up_171113_PBpolish2nd_filt_p 000144F, whole genome shotgun sequence DNA segment aaaacacttattttgctattctacccaTTTTTATCCTTGTTTTGTAAATAtacccatgccatctaacgccgttaaaaaattaagaattttaaattaaaatgactaaaatatttttaataagcaGATGtgctaaaaaatatatatttataagaaGATCACAATAGAGGACcaaaaagaaatttcaaaatttaaatttgtagaagaaaaaaaatctatcagTTTTTCCTGTCTAAGTCCATCTCCTGGGCCTGAGCCGAGTCAAACCGGCGGAACGGTTCGGCTCCCACCCCCTCTACGGCTCCCCAACAATTGTACCAAAGAAGACATCACCGTTACTAAAGAGTGGGATTGTTACCCGACGGCAGCaatagaaaaagagagagagagagagagacagtagTAAGTAGGGGGGAGGTAAGATAATGAACCGATAAAGACCGCATCACCCATGTCATCGTTTTTAGACGATGGATAGAATCGATAGATCTACTCCCTCCCTCCCACCCCCGACACCAAAACCAACGCCTTCATCATTTTTCCCCGCATCGGGTTTCGgtccccttctcttctcccccgaTCCCCGCCTCATATCCACACTCCCTTTCGGTTTCGAGAACTCCGTCGCCGCCGCAACCGCGTCTTGTGCGATAACTCTCCTCTCTGGCGCCCCCTCGCGACCTATGCGGGTTGCGAGATGAGCACTCCGTCGgacgaagaggaggaggacgaggaggaggaattTTACGAGCCGCTTGATCGGATTCTCTCGTCGTCGTGCTCCTCCACCTCTGCATCCGACGACGACGACGCCGACGCCCACCACCACCGACGCCGCGGCCGCCACCACCTGCCTCGCTTCCCGCCGCTGTCCGCGGTGTCCCTCGACGTCTGGATCTCCGAGCCGGCGTCCGTGGAGGAGCGCCGCCGGAGGCTACTCCAGCAGCTGGGCCTGGCCGGCGATCCCGCCCTCGCCCGCCTCAAATCCCCCGCCGCCGGCGAGGCGGGGATTCGGGAAGGGGAGATCGGGAGATCCGTGTCCTCTGACGGCCTCTGCCGTCGCCCCGGTtcttcctccgccgccgccgccgccgtcggcCCCGCCATTGCGCGATCTAGATCCGACGGCTCCGTGGATCCCGGCCCTGTATATAATCAGCTGCAGTTAGAGCGGCCGCAGGTGCACTGCCATCAGCGGGCGATCCATATGCCGGTCTCCAGCAAGCCGCTTCTCGTCGGGAGAACCCGGCCGGCGTCGGGCGGGAATCTTGAGGCTTCCGACGCCGATGGCGGCGGCGGAGACCGCCGGGAAGATGGCGACGAcggggatgatgatgatgatccgAGGTACTTGATCAAGAATCTCGACAACGGGAGGGAGTTTGTGGTGAAGGAGTTTAGGGAGGACGGGATGTGGAATAAGCTGAGGGAGGTCGGGACCGGGCGGCAGCTCACGATGGAGGAGTTCGACATGTGCGTCGGCCTGTCTCCTATAGTCCAAGAGCTCATGAGGCGGCAAAATGTCGAGGAGTCCGCGAAGGGCAGCGGCCTTGGTGCCCTTGGTGGCGAGCCGAGAGCCGGCGCTGGGTCCGCGGGCGCGATGAGGTCGAAGAAGAGGGGGAGCTGGCTCAGGAGCATCAAGAACGTTGCAGGCTCCGTGGTGGCTGGAGGCCACCACAGGGACCCGCGGAGCAGTGATGAGAAGGACACATCGTCGgagaaaggagggaggaggTCGAGCTCTGCCACTGATGACAGCCAGGATGGTTTGCGCTCTCTCCGTCACCACCACGGCCCCGAGCGGACTAAGGTCCGGCAGTATGGCAAGTCGCACAAGGAGCTCAGTGGTCTGTACATGACCCAGGAGATTCAGGCCCACAAAGGGTCCATCTGGTGCATCAAATTCAGCTTGGATGGGCGGTACTTGGCGAGTGCAGGGGAGGACTGCGTCATTCATGTGTGGGAGGTGACGGAATATGAGAGGAAGGGGGAATTGCCGGTGGAGAGGGAGGATAATGGGAGTTGCAATCCTTTTGCTGCAATTAGTAATGGATCGCCCGAACCAACACTGGCACTGGCTTGTGTGGAAGGGAACAattgggagaagaagaggagagcaaACGTCCCCGGTGGCAGGAAGTCAATGGCTTCGGACCATCTGATGGTGCCGGATCATTTGTTTGCACTGTCTGAGAAGCCGGTCTGCTCTTTCAGAGGGCACTCGGATGACATTCTCGATCTCTCGTGGTCGAAATCACAGGTATATCTCAGTTGCTCTGACTGCATTTTTGACATGTATATGAGAAGGGTAGTTTCATGTGAAATTCAGGAGCTACGTAATCTTGAATTTTGAGTACTGAAATTTAACAGTTGTTCTAGCACATAAGGTTCTCTGTTGCTAATGGTTGCTAAAGAACTGACAAAGTTAACCAACATCCTTTTTATTCATCGtcatcctcttctttctttgtctgcGACAGAATAGAAGCTCAAGAGAGTATATAATTTGACCTGACACTTGAATTTTAAAGCAGAGATATTGTTTCTAAGGACTCTTTAACTTCTAAGATGCTTGAGGAGAATCTCTGGTGGAAGGTCAATGTTTAATGAGATAAAGACAAATCTAAGTGGACGACAGTTTGTAGCATAACAGATAAAACATCAGGTAACAGTTGGGGCAATACCTGATTTACATCTGCATTCTGCACATGTCTTCCCACCAGAATGTATGTGATTTTATTTCCAAAAGTTGTATGTAGGAAAGAGGACATCTGTATGATTTAATTTGTATGACGGATATTCtatttttcaagaaaaagaaatgctaGGCCACTAACAGAACTAAAAGTGGTTAACATTTACATAGGCCTATAACATTGTGATGAGCAAGGTTAATTTGGTCATTTAGTTTTACAAATATGATGACTGGTATTTGGAAAGTGCGGTGCATGCAAAAGCATCTATGGCTGGGATTCTATGGAAGGCTAGTGGGCTCCAAGCTTTTGCATTCAGTGGGGTTCTGAAGGATTCTGTTCTTGACATAAATAAGAGAGGGTTTGTTGTGTCTGGTTTCAAGTTGAGAATCCGGCACCTTGAGGGACTAGGTGAGGCTTTTTCATTTTCAAGATAGAGTGCTACATGAGCATTTTACAGCCAGCTAATAACAAAAAACATCAATACATGGAGTGAAATTGATCCATCAAACTGTGTTTTAGTTGTGGGTTTCCCATGTGTATTCAAGTTCTGGTACACAATTTGATGCTTGTGTTAGTCAGGCAGATCCTTATTCTAGACATGATAAGCTTTCTTTCATGGGAGAAACTTTTGATTTTTTGGTATGGCTTTCTGATACTATCATATGTAGACTGAATTGGACAACCTTATTGGGTTTAAAAGTGATGTTTTATCATATTGGTATATTTAGGTATGGAATTCTAAAGAAATCATTTCTAAGGTGGTGGGCATAACTAGGTTCTTTATGTAAATGCAAtgtttctttaattattaatttttgttattgttTTTAGTTTCTAGAGCAATTTTGAATATTCTAGTGTCATTTTGACAGCATGAACAAAGAATTTCTTCAGGTAGGATTTGCTTTTTGTAATGTTCGGTATAACCAAAccaattttattttcttaggTGGTATTGATTACAACATGACATGCTCATTTGCTGTACCATCTATACTCCCATGCTTCCATATTATTAGTTTTTTAGGTtgtttatatttctttttttccactTAAGTTATGGGTATTATCTACATGTAATTTTGGAATGTTAGCTCTTTGGGCATGTGGAGATGGACAGCATGATACCCCTGAACACTCTGAAAATATTCCTGCTTATGCTTAATATGTCAGCACTTCGCACTTAATATTTGGAATAAAATTTTAGTGTGTCTTGCTAATGCAAGTAATgacgattcaagttttcaaaaaCTTCCAAAAAAGTGTCGTATGATTGTTTGTCCCGAGGTACACTATTTTGGTACCAGGCCTCATACCGGTGTCATCCTATCACTATGTCGGTACATCCGGCATAGGGACCGGTTCAGCGTACCAAGTGTAGGTATGCCCCCCATATCGGTACCGATACCTGTACGCCCCCAGTACACGAATGAGGCACATTTTGTCCCATTCTTCTAAAtaacatgagaatgaagcaCATTTTTGAACACAAATCAATGCTAATAGTTTAATCGGAATTCAACATATTTATCTAAATTTTATCTGCTAATTCTTTATGTTTTCTTATTATGGTAGTTTTCTGGTGTCATCATTGGAGGTTCAAACACCAGACGCTTTGGGATGAATTGAGACTTGGCACCCAAGTGATTCGGTATCGATGTGATTTATGGAAGGGTAATGGGAAGGTTAAGAGTTTGTGGAACTAGACTGGATAAGGTTGGCTTGTTATTCTACTATCTACGACAAGAAAAATAGAGAGTTTAAAGGAGATAGGGAAAGATATATAAGGGTAATCCTAGTGGGTTATCGACCATAGCTGTTAGAGGCTGAGATGGGGTAAAAGGTTTATGATCAGTTTATGGATTTGCAGCCGTGTCCAGGATTGCTATATGCAGCAACTCTGGCCAGATTTCAGTGACCAATTTTATGTATATATTATGCTGAACTAGGTATAATGTGCAGTCTTAGTGTTATTAAGCTTGTCTAGAGATTTCGGGATTGGCTAGGTGAAGAGTTGAAATCTAAGGAGATTGTTGGTTTTCAAAGTTGCCATTCCTAAATGCTAAAATTGTCCACTCAAATTGTGTTTTGGATTTAGAAGAAATGTTTCGCCGAACACAAGCTGGAACATGCACCAATCTTTTTTAACTTTTCGAAAACAGAACTATCATTGTGAAGTAACCATTTTATTGTTGGGATTAAATGCTATTCTTCTGTTTTCTTATAATACTATACAGCCATTGTTTCCTTGATCTTCCATTTGGTGACCCGCATTATTTTCCTCTCAGTTAGGCTGAACAACCAAATTAGGAATTAGTTGTCTGATGCTTCTTACTTATCATCCTAATCTACTATAGAACGGTCGTGGGGAAGTAGATATTTTACAAACACTTTAGTAAGAAAATGTTTAGGAAGCAGGTGCATGTTTAAGATTCCAACAAGATTTTGAATTGGATATGTTACCTGATATGCCTCAGAACCGACCATAGCCGACATGACAAACCAACTAATCAGAGCTCGCCTCGAAACCTTCAATCAACTAGTCAAAGCCCTCTACGTAGCCGACCCAGAGGCGTGCAGAGAAtcctttgaatttcaaattctccccccAGCTGGCGACACCTTGGCCACAATCACGAGCAGTTTCTATAACCGCACGGATGAGACGTGCGAAGCACGATGCATGGGTGAAATGCCCGCATGTGATCTTTAGGACATGTGATGGGCTACCAAAAATGGCCGATTCGCATGCCCAAATTCTTTGGCAATGGACTCTGACCGTCGCCTATGTCAACCATTTTTGGAGGATCCTCCAGATAAGTGCTCTCGAGCCCTCTTATGCTCTTGTGCTGCCACTTTGTTGCTCTCACAACACCGCTGCTGTTTTTTGAGAGTCCGTCTGACTTAGGCGTTAGAGGGTCCTCTGTTAGACATTTTTCGGCAAGAGGATTTCTTTGTCTTTGCTGTTTTAGATCAGATTCGGCGTCGGAGTGAATGTCCGAGCACTATCTCTTCCCAGTGCCATCTCGGGAGCGACCAACGTTGGAGCCATTGCCACCTGAGCACAATGACCACTGCCTCATCACCTTGGAGGCATATCGCGATCTTTGGCCAACCTCTAGGGTCTGAATAGCCAATTGTCCGAGCCCTCAAGAAGCTTAGTCAAGTTGGTGCCTCAGTTGGGCCAATTTCCAGCGACAACAAAAAGACCGAGGTACTCGTACTAGAAGCAACTCGCCAGGCTTGAACGAGCTCCGACCTGGAGACTTGGTGCTCAAAAGGACTAAGGTGGCCCAACCAGCAGAACAAGGTAAGCTCGCActgaattgggaagggccgtacaAGGTATCCGAAGTCGTACGCTCTGAAACCTACTGTTTGGAGCATCTGAATGAGACACCTATACCTTGGACACGGAACTCATCCAACCTTCAAGCTTATCACTAGTAAGATGTATCAATGCATTCTATGAACTTGACTTATCAATGAAactcttttcttcttgcaaGAAATTGTTCTTAAGTTTTTTAGGTTGGGTACTTAGCTCCCAAGCGAGCATGAGGTCGGATACAGCGACCACCGATAAAGGCGCTCTCATTCGTAACAAGTCGGGCGAGCCATCCAACAACCCTGACTTGCGAGCCCCTTGTGGCTAGGAAGTTCTTGGAGAGCTTCCATGGAGGCTAAACCTCTGTTCGTCGGGCGAGCCCTCCAATGATCTTGGCCTGCAAGCCTTCACAGCTAGGAAGTTTCTAGAAGTGTCTCCATGGGGGCTACACCTCCGTTTGTCGGATGAGGTAGCTAATGACCCCGACCTACAAGCCTTCGCGGCTAGAAAATTTTTGGAGGAGCTTCCATGGGGGCTACACCTTTGTTTGTCGGACGAGCCATCCAACTGCCCCAACTTGCAAGCCTTCGCGGCTAGAAAGTTTCTAAGGGAGCTTTCACAGGAGCTACACCTCTGTTTGATGGGCGAGCCATCCAACGACCTCAACCAGTGAGCCTTCGTGGCTAAAAAGTTTATGGGAGAGCTTTTGCATGAGCTACACCTCCGTTCGTCGGACGAGCCATCCAAGGGCCCCGACCTACAAGCTTTCGCATCTAGAAAGTTTCTAGAAATTTTTTTCGTGGGGGCTACACCTCTATTCGTCCAACAACCTCGACTTGCAAGCTTTGCAGCTAGAAAGTTCTTGGAGGAGCTTTCGCGGGGGCTAACCTTTGTTCGTCAAATGAGCCATCCAACTGCCCCGACCTACAAGCCATCGTGGCTAGAAAGTTTCTAGAAGAGCTTCCATAGGGGCTACACTCCCATTTTTCTGATATCCAAGCTGAGGACTTAGCGAGCTAACCAACTTCTCTAGGTTGGGACGACCCAAGTGGAGATGTCGACCTTTTGTCTATCAGCCTCTGAACTAAAAACTGGGCGAGCCAACCGACCTATTCAGGTTGGGATGTCCCAAGTGGAGATGCCGACATCCCGTCTCACCGGCCTTCAAGCCGAAGACCTGGTGAGTTAACCGATTTCCATCAAGATGGCAACGACCCAGGTTGAAACGTTGACCAACGTCATGGGCAAACAAATAAAGTCCGCCGACCACAAGGCTACAACATAGTTCTTGGATCTTGATAGCTAGAGGTTCAAGCCTTTGGGTATTCCTTGCCTGCAAACACTACCTTAAAAGCTCCAAGTCCCCGCTTTAGCTGAGCAAAGCTGAGACTAGGGGGCAAGACTCTAACGACCTCCTAATGGCGGTTAAGGAAGACCGAGATAGGAGGGCAAGGCCCCAATGTTTCTCCAACGATAAGCTCACTCTTGGCCCCTGGGAGGGCTAGCCTGGACAATCATTGGGGCGATTACACACCATGCCGATTGGTTCTTCTCAATAGAATTGCATGCATCACAGAAATTagagcagaaaaaaaaaaaaagttgagaacttttattcattcattGCTTTAATTATAGTGGTGTTAGCTTGGCAACCGAGCAGATTTACAAAAAAACACAACCTAAGACACTATAGATAATTCGGATGAAGCAGCTACTGACTAGGAAGCCACGCTCCGTCTCTTTTGCCACTTCGTCCTCATCAAAAAGCAGCTTGAGGATGGCCGGACCCTTGCTGAGTACAACATCCAGGAGTTCGACCTCCGCCTCGCCCCACATCTTAGGAAGACCAAGGAGATCAAGGGGGAGTCCTCAGTCGAGCAGTCCCTAATGAGGACTTGACGATGTCCCACTCAAGCGCGGCCAAAGGCTCGCACTCCATTGCTTAGGCAGTCTTCCCTTCGACTTTCATGGCCTGCTGTCAGGTGACCTGCAACTCCTTCAAGAGTTCGGAGATCTTGAGGTCCGCATCCTACGTTTGGATTTCACCCATTCTCAGCTCCGCCTCCATCTGACGGAGGATCGTCATCTTCTCTGCGGCCAACCTATCTCATTGAAGCCTCAACTCACTTTCGACCTCCACCACCCTCTCTATGGCCTGTTGGAGGGCCAGCTGGAGAGCCTTAAGGTGGTATGGTAGCCATTCTGCTGGCGAATGATCCATAGCGACAGAGCAAGGGAGAAAGAAGACAGAGAGGATGAAAAACATAGAAACTTTTCCATCTAGAGGGGCGATGCCCTCTCCTTTTATAAAGTTCCCAGACGATTGAGATCGAGCCGTCCCACCTAATCGCTCACCATGTGTTGAGTTTACTG contains these protein-coding regions:
- the LOC103707690 gene encoding WD repeat-containing protein 44-like, translated to MSTPSDEEEEDEEEEFYEPLDRILSSSCSSTSASDDDDADAHHHRRRGRHHLPRFPPLSAVSLDVWISEPASVEERRRRLLQQLGLAGDPALARLKSPAAGEAGIREGEIGRSVSSDGLCRRPGSSSAAAAAVGPAIARSRSDGSVDPGPVYNQLQLERPQVHCHQRAIHMPVSSKPLLVGRTRPASGGNLEASDADGGGGDRREDGDDGDDDDDPRYLIKNLDNGREFVVKEFREDGMWNKLREVGTGRQLTMEEFDMCVGLSPIVQELMRRQNVEESAKGSGLGALGGEPRAGAGSAGAMRSKKRGSWLRSIKNVAGSVVAGGHHRDPRSSDEKDTSSEKGGRRSSSATDDSQDGLRSLRHHHGPERTKVRQYGKSHKELSGLYMTQEIQAHKGSIWCIKFSLDGRYLASAGEDCVIHVWEVTEYERKGELPVEREDNGSCNPFAAISNGSPEPTLALACVEGNNWEKKRRANVPGGRKSMASDHLMVPDHLFALSEKPVCSFRGHSDDILDLSWSKSQYLLSSSMDKTVRLWHMSSNSCLKTFSHSDYVTCIQFNPVDDRYFISGSLDEKVRIWSIPDRQIVDWNDLHEMVTAACYTPDGQGALVGSHKGSCLLYDTSDNKLVQKCQIDLQNKKKKSSHKKITGFQFAPGSFSKVLITSADSRIRVIDGVELVHKFKGFRNTSSQISACVTVDGKYVICASEDSHVFAWKYDDDSQPSRSKGVATVMHSYEHFHCRDVTVAVPWPTSSMGGKPGTRCDRLNGVSKANPQLLVEANGHQHSPFPACRYIDINSSNYCDKVSATWPEELMTANKQSPPSIGDISDGGMPGQSRSAWGLVILTASRGGEIRTFQNFGFPIRV